A section of the Larus michahellis chromosome 1, bLarMic1.1, whole genome shotgun sequence genome encodes:
- the CHST10 gene encoding carbohydrate sulfotransferase 10: MSDNMHHQWLLLAACFWVIFMFMVASKFITLTFKDPDGYSAKQEPLILTAVTKVEEVHVPEEKHWPEEFQPTGKAFSGNLIRQPLVHMERLELLRNACRDTALRNLSHTAVSKFVLDRIFVCDKHKILFCQTPKVGNTQWKKVLIVLNGAFSSIDEIPENIVHDHEKNGLPRLSSFSDSEIKKRLSLYFKFFIVRDPFERLISAFKDKFVHNPRFEPWYRHEIAPGIIRKYRKNRTETKGLQFEDFVRYLGDPNHRWLDVQFGDHIIHWVTYVELCAPCEITYSVIGHHETLEDDAPYILKAAGIDHLVSYPTIPPGITVYNKTKVERYFSGISKRDIRRLYARFEGDFKLFGYREPDFLLN, encoded by the exons ATGTCTGACAACATGCACCACCAGTGGCTGCTGCTAGCTGCATGCTTTTGGGTGATATTCATGTTCATGGTTGCTAGCAAGTTTATCACATTGACTTTTAAAGACCCAGATG GCTACAGTGCCAAGCAAGAGCCATTGATACTGACAGCTGTGACAAAAGTGGAGGAGGTACATGTGCCAGAGGAAAAACATTGGCCTGAAGAATTCCAG CCAACTGGAAAAGCTTTTTCTGGAAATCTGATCCGCCAACCCCTGGTTCATATGGAAAGACTTGAGCTTCTCAGGAATGCCTGCAGAGACACTGCATTGAGAAATCTCTCTCACACTGCAGTTTCCAAATTCGTCTTGGACCGAATATTTGTGTGTGACAAGCACAAGATCCTGTTTTGTCAGACGCCAAAAGTGGGCAACACTCAGTGGAAAAAAGTCTTGATCGTTTTAAATG GAGCATTTTCTTCTATAGACGAGATCCCAGAAAATATTGTACATGATCATGAGAAGAACGGCCTTCCACGCTTGTCCTCCTTCAGTGACTCTGAAATTAAAAAACG ACTGAGTTTATACTTCAAGTTTTTTATTGTTAGAGATCCATTTGAAAGActtatttctgcatttaaagACAAGTTTGTGCACAATCCTCGGTTTGAACCTTGGTACCGGCATGAAATTGCTCCTGGCATCATTCGTAAATACAGAAAGAATCGCACAGAGACCAAAGGGCTACAGTTCGAGGATTTTGTGCGCTATCTAGGTGACCCTAATCACCGATGGCTGGATGTTCAGTTTGGTGACCACATCATTCATTGGGTAACATATGTGGAACTTTGCGCCCCCTGTGAAATCACGTATAGTGTGATCGGACACCACGAAACCCTGGAGGATGATGCTCCGTACATCTTGAAAGCAGCCGGCATAGACCATCTGGTATCATACCCCACGATTCCACCAGGCATAACAGTgtacaacaaaacaaaagtagaGCGGTATTTTTCGGGAATTAGCAAGAGAGACATAAGACGCCTCTATGCGCGGTTTGAAGGTGATTTTAAACTCTTTGGTTATCGGGAGCCAGATTTCTTGCTTAACTGA